A single Hypanus sabinus isolate sHypSab1 chromosome 24, sHypSab1.hap1, whole genome shotgun sequence DNA region contains:
- the LOC132380693 gene encoding C3a anaphylatoxin chemotactic receptor-like, giving the protein MIPYAITFLLGVPGNSAVIWVTGFKMERNIHIMSFLYLAVADLTYCLTLPFWMANVAQRGTWLRNDILYMLPLGSIIFSGSVSVFMLTLISIFRCLAVTRPLWFHQHNSLRWAHVTFLGVCGFSILLCMTALLYIKLEPDFDQKTWEMMRVIWAVFIFVFPVLIMTACCAFIGWRLHRDKFVKSKKPVRLMMTVVAAFIASWLPLHSCSFAMLFFNYSFLIWNDVATAVACFSSALNPFLYVFTGRDFRQVFRRSLASSLRLAFSEEEPEMRNDPPSRTNSL; this is encoded by the coding sequence ATGATCCCTTACGCCATCACCTTCCTGCTCGGCGTTCCCGGCAACAGCGCTGTCATTTGGGTGACGGGCTTTAAGATGGAGCGGAACATCCACATAATGAGTTTCTTGTACCTGGCTGTGGCAGACCTAACCTACTGCCTCACCCTCCCCTTCTGGATGGCCAACGTTGCACAACGAGGCACCTGGCTCCGAAATGACATTCTGTACATGTTGCCGCTCGGTTCCATCATCTTCAGCGGGTCCGTCAGCGTTTTCATGTTGACGCTGATCAGCATCTTCCGTTGCTTGGCCGTCACTCGGCCACTTTGGTTCCATCAACACAATAGTCTGCGTTGGGCACATGTGACCTTCCTCGGGGTCTGCGGCTTCTCCATACTCCTGTGCATGACAGCCCTGCTGTACATCAAGCTTGAACCAGATTTTGATCAAAAGACCTGGGAAATGATGAGGGTCATTTGGGCTGTCTTTATCTTCGTGTTCCCCGTCCTGATCATGACGGCTTGCTGTGCGTTTATTGGCTGGAGGCTGCACCGGGACAAATTCGTCAAGTCCAAGAAGCCCGTCCGCCTTATGATGACCGTGGTCGCCGCCTTTATCGCGTCCTGGCTCCCGCTCCACAGTTGCAGTTTCGCAATGCTCTTTTTTAATTATTCGTTTCTGATCTGGAATGACGTAGCTACCGCCGTGGCTTGCTTCAGCAGcgctctcaacccctttctctacGTCTTCACCGGCCGCGATTTCCGCCAGGTCTTCAGACGTTCCCTCGCCTCCTCTCTCCGTCTGGCCTTCTCGGAGGAGGAGCCGGAAATGAGGAACGACCCTCCCAGCCGAACAAATTCGCTGTGA